One Lacunisphaera limnophila DNA window includes the following coding sequences:
- a CDS encoding YfbK domain-containing protein produces MSSPSPSAADRVAVAPALLERHGAALRTYLAQLPGADRTAVEAVTQAVLREIQEQKDLEEDPLVWLFARGRQQLTGTGHRGDGMLAQTDEAAEADDPAEDGRVAVHRVFARLTSKQQEALRLKFQFGFNAEETARITGLSPAGASGLLHHAIERVVAATAAGRSKASSVIRDPRITAYALEEMGPDEKQAFVASVADGKALLTGTEAIRQAGRQLRQILESGEPLPKRRRRRKGGAGFRLGLTALVVVGLAALGWYFIARSRAPGRGEATEGTGPGSAGLQASAGKERAAGGGPVGAGGQGVVARTAPGRNLRPGEAEWERKAFGHGNGQAAGATGGASAALPGGGMGGAEAGGGGGLRSPGAPTGALGTDEAALAQGEYSDDETAPTNGRAEATLKADPAALAAEAMDEPADAGPVQAAKVARSAPPRTAARQPGETPAAPAEPGEGKEEAMRSQAKAAPGPGIGGMRKRLADKEWPKTEEIHLAEMVRQGPPEPPRPEVAAAEEPLTAQVEVAPSPWTPGRSIVRVSVRAKPVTPPARTPVNLVLAIDVSESMRGPNRLPLLQEGMRLLAERLRPDDRVAVVTYAGQAIEVLPSQPLGAQARELRGSLNGLTAAGRTNGYAGLELAYDVARRAQAVGGKSVVLLCTDGNFNLGETDERVLAARAAREAAGGVTLSVFGFGRSDRNDLRLELLAREGGGRSCYVNTREEAERLLAGQVDGLLEPTATEVGLQIDFKSEMVGQARSLTEGNAVEVAELLPGRQLVALYEVDFKGGAVPGAEAWAGLQVEYREAGTGRTRRLVRALAEEVREWSQADAGFKHAVAMAELGRILQDGAAGAGPGLDRLESWVRVELPDDAGGYRQELLELVAAAREAAARR; encoded by the coding sequence GTGAGTTCCCCATCCCCTTCCGCCGCCGACCGGGTTGCGGTCGCTCCGGCATTGCTGGAACGGCATGGGGCGGCGCTGCGCACATACCTGGCCCAGTTGCCGGGGGCGGATCGGACCGCCGTGGAAGCGGTGACACAGGCCGTGCTGAGGGAGATCCAGGAACAGAAGGATCTGGAGGAGGATCCGCTGGTGTGGCTTTTCGCCCGGGGCCGGCAGCAGCTGACCGGGACGGGTCATCGCGGTGACGGCATGCTGGCGCAGACAGACGAGGCGGCGGAAGCGGATGATCCGGCGGAGGACGGGCGGGTGGCGGTGCACCGGGTGTTTGCGCGGCTGACGAGCAAGCAGCAGGAGGCGTTGCGGTTGAAATTCCAATTTGGGTTCAACGCCGAGGAGACGGCCCGCATCACGGGACTGTCTCCGGCCGGGGCGAGTGGTTTGTTGCATCATGCGATCGAGCGGGTGGTGGCGGCGACGGCGGCGGGGCGGTCCAAGGCGTCGTCGGTGATCCGCGATCCCCGGATCACCGCTTATGCGTTGGAGGAGATGGGGCCCGACGAGAAGCAGGCCTTTGTGGCGAGCGTGGCCGACGGCAAGGCGCTGCTGACCGGCACCGAGGCGATCCGGCAGGCCGGGCGGCAGCTGAGGCAGATTTTGGAATCCGGCGAGCCGCTGCCGAAGCGGCGCCGCCGGCGCAAAGGCGGAGCGGGCTTTCGCTTGGGCCTCACCGCGCTCGTTGTCGTGGGGTTGGCCGCGCTCGGGTGGTATTTTATCGCGCGCTCGCGGGCTCCCGGACGGGGAGAAGCGACCGAGGGTACCGGGCCGGGGTCGGCCGGGCTCCAAGCGTCGGCAGGGAAGGAGCGGGCAGCCGGTGGCGGGCCGGTCGGAGCCGGCGGTCAAGGAGTGGTGGCGCGGACCGCGCCGGGTCGAAACCTGCGACCGGGGGAGGCGGAGTGGGAAAGGAAAGCCTTTGGTCACGGCAACGGGCAGGCGGCGGGTGCAACGGGCGGAGCCAGTGCGGCGTTGCCCGGAGGCGGCATGGGCGGGGCGGAGGCGGGCGGGGGGGGAGGTCTCCGGAGTCCCGGTGCCCCGACGGGGGCACTCGGCACCGACGAGGCCGCCTTGGCGCAGGGAGAATATAGCGATGATGAAACGGCACCGACGAACGGCCGCGCGGAGGCCACGTTAAAGGCGGACCCGGCGGCACTGGCCGCAGAAGCAATGGACGAGCCGGCGGATGCCGGGCCGGTCCAGGCGGCGAAGGTAGCGCGGTCCGCGCCGCCTCGAACCGCTGCGCGGCAACCGGGGGAGACGCCGGCGGCACCGGCCGAACCGGGAGAGGGGAAGGAGGAGGCGATGCGATCCCAGGCGAAGGCCGCGCCTGGGCCCGGGATCGGGGGTATGCGAAAGCGGCTCGCGGACAAAGAATGGCCGAAGACGGAAGAGATCCACCTCGCCGAGATGGTGCGGCAGGGACCGCCGGAGCCGCCGCGGCCGGAGGTGGCCGCGGCGGAGGAACCGTTGACGGCCCAGGTGGAAGTGGCGCCCTCGCCTTGGACGCCCGGGCGATCGATCGTGCGGGTCTCAGTCCGGGCGAAGCCGGTCACGCCGCCGGCGCGCACGCCGGTAAACCTGGTGCTGGCGATCGATGTGTCGGAATCGATGCGCGGGCCGAACCGGCTGCCGCTGCTGCAGGAAGGCATGCGGCTGCTGGCGGAGCGGCTGCGTCCGGATGATCGCGTCGCGGTCGTGACTTATGCGGGGCAAGCGATCGAGGTGTTGCCGAGCCAGCCGTTGGGCGCGCAGGCGCGCGAACTGCGCGGCAGCTTGAACGGGCTGACGGCGGCGGGGCGCACGAACGGTTATGCCGGGCTCGAACTCGCCTACGACGTGGCCCGGCGGGCGCAAGCGGTGGGGGGGAAGAGTGTCGTGCTGCTTTGCACGGACGGAAATTTCAACCTGGGGGAAACGGACGAGCGCGTGCTGGCGGCGCGGGCGGCGCGGGAGGCCGCGGGTGGGGTCACGCTGAGTGTGTTTGGCTTCGGGCGCAGCGATCGGAACGACCTGCGGCTGGAACTGTTGGCGCGCGAGGGCGGCGGGCGGAGTTGTTACGTGAACACGCGGGAGGAGGCGGAGCGCCTGCTCGCGGGGCAGGTGGACGGACTCCTGGAGCCGACGGCGACGGAGGTCGGCCTGCAAATCGACTTCAAATCGGAGATGGTGGGGCAGGCGAGGTCGCTCACGGAGGGCAATGCCGTCGAAGTGGCCGAGTTGCTGCCCGGCAGGCAGCTGGTCGCGCTGTATGAGGTCGATTTCAAGGGGGGGGCCGTTCCGGGGGCGGAGGCCTGGGCGGGGCTGCAGGTGGAGTATCGGGAGGCTGGCACCGGCCGGACACGACGGTTGGTCCGGGCGCTGGCAGAGGAGGTGCGGGAGTGGAGCCAGGCCGATGCCGGTTTCAAGCATGCCGTGGCGATGGCGGAGCTGGGACGCATCCTGCAGGATGGGGCGGCGGGGGCGGGGCCGGGGTTGGACCGCCTGGAATCCTGGGTGCGGGTCGAGTTGCCGGATGACGCCGGGGGTTATCGGCAGGAGTTGCTGGAGTTGGTGGCGGCGGCGCGAGAAGCGGCGGCGAGGAGGTAG
- a CDS encoding RNA polymerase sigma factor — MNNEPQQSDESLDASSLVQTAVSQHRAPLLRYATRLLRGDADRAQDVVQDTFVRLMAQPPEQVDGHVAEWLFTVCRNRVTDVLRKEGRMSLFAEGQVDRLIAAEPRPGAGLERAEQHAAVLKLIEQLPHNQQEVVRLKFQNGFSYQEISRITSLSVTNVGFILHTAIKRLRQEMIAQPE, encoded by the coding sequence GTGAACAACGAACCCCAACAGTCCGATGAAAGTCTTGATGCCAGCTCCCTCGTGCAGACGGCCGTGTCCCAACACCGGGCACCGCTGCTGCGCTACGCTACGCGCCTGCTCCGCGGCGACGCCGACCGGGCGCAGGATGTGGTGCAGGACACGTTTGTGCGTCTCATGGCGCAGCCGCCGGAACAGGTGGACGGGCATGTGGCGGAGTGGTTGTTCACGGTTTGCCGCAACCGGGTCACGGATGTCCTCCGCAAGGAGGGTCGCATGAGCCTCTTTGCCGAAGGGCAGGTTGATCGCCTGATTGCGGCGGAGCCCCGGCCGGGCGCCGGCCTCGAGCGCGCCGAACAACACGCGGCGGTGCTAAAACTCATCGAGCAACTGCCCCACAACCAACAGGAAGTCGTCCGGCTGAAATTCCAGAACGGCTTCAGTTACCAGGAAATCAGCCGCATCACGTCGCTCTCGGTGACGAACGTCGGCTTCATCCTGCACACCGCCATCAAGCGCCTGCGCCAGGAGATGATCGCGCAGCCGGAATAA
- a CDS encoding YfbK domain-containing protein — MNTDPILPDDPRLTAYALDEMAADERVEFEKLLSADPAARQAVEEIRAAGTMFAAALESEAAGQPGAEAKAAIVAGGDPRMLDGGGTTAERVKRAKDRLNRPIRFPQFYYAVSGLAAACFAVFFVIWQQKQPEPVRAKQYVAVDLPAFKATELDAAAAAPVAEAPPVVTMGREVPAFKDEAQVGGAVADLSLVAQSGVPVALAETREGSQALAATTAGYAAPAPAPVDSYNQSAALSGSRFVARQQEMESARQPALAMKRAMAVAPAPAFNTEAYGHRQDNGYQRVGDHPLSTFAVDVDTAAYANVRRFLVGGQRPPADAVRIEELINYFPYGYAQPTGRVPFAANLEVAAAPWAPAHRLVRIGLKGREVSDATRPAANLVFLLDVSGSMQQPNKLPLVKQSLRLLVGKLRADDRVAIAVYAGSSGLALPSTPVSRPAEILEAIDRLEAGGSTNGALGIQLAYDIAKANFIAGGVNRVILATDGDFNVGTTSEGDLVRLVEEKAKSGVFLSVLGFGMGNLKDGTLEQIADKGNGNYAYIDSLAEAKKALVEQAGGTLVTIAQDVKIQVEFNPAQVAAYRLIGYENRLLAKEDFNNDAVDAGEIGAGHTVTALYEVVPAGAELPGVAPAVDDLKYQQTESGARKAGESGELLTVKLRYKEPAGAVSSKVEFVLRDTGARFEDASQDFKFAAAVAAFGMVLRDSPHKGSLTLAEVAAWGRAGTGSDAGGYRSEFLGLVERAQAVVQ, encoded by the coding sequence ATGAATACAGATCCAATTTTGCCGGATGATCCGCGGCTCACCGCCTACGCCCTCGACGAGATGGCGGCGGATGAGCGGGTTGAATTTGAAAAACTGCTCAGTGCCGATCCGGCGGCCCGCCAGGCCGTGGAGGAGATCCGGGCGGCGGGCACGATGTTCGCGGCCGCGTTGGAGTCTGAGGCGGCGGGCCAGCCCGGTGCGGAAGCAAAGGCGGCCATCGTCGCCGGGGGAGATCCGCGGATGCTCGATGGCGGCGGGACGACGGCGGAACGGGTCAAGCGGGCGAAAGACCGTCTCAACCGGCCGATCCGGTTCCCGCAGTTTTATTATGCGGTGAGCGGGCTCGCGGCGGCCTGCTTTGCGGTATTTTTTGTGATCTGGCAGCAGAAACAGCCGGAGCCCGTGCGGGCGAAGCAATACGTTGCGGTGGATTTGCCGGCGTTCAAGGCGACGGAGTTGGATGCCGCGGCGGCTGCGCCGGTGGCCGAGGCGCCGCCGGTTGTGACGATGGGTCGGGAGGTTCCGGCCTTCAAGGATGAGGCGCAGGTGGGTGGGGCGGTGGCCGACCTCTCCCTTGTGGCCCAGAGCGGGGTGCCGGTCGCCTTGGCCGAGACGCGGGAAGGGTCGCAGGCATTGGCCGCGACCACGGCAGGCTATGCCGCTCCGGCGCCTGCTCCGGTCGATAGTTACAACCAGTCCGCCGCGTTGTCGGGGTCCCGGTTTGTCGCCCGCCAACAGGAGATGGAGTCGGCGCGGCAGCCGGCCCTGGCGATGAAGCGTGCTATGGCGGTGGCACCGGCGCCGGCGTTCAACACCGAGGCATACGGTCACCGGCAGGACAATGGGTATCAGCGGGTGGGGGATCATCCCTTGTCGACCTTCGCGGTGGACGTGGACACGGCGGCGTACGCCAATGTGCGCCGGTTCCTGGTCGGTGGGCAGCGTCCGCCGGCGGATGCGGTGCGGATCGAGGAGCTGATCAATTATTTCCCCTACGGTTATGCCCAGCCGACGGGCCGGGTGCCGTTCGCGGCGAACCTGGAAGTGGCGGCGGCGCCGTGGGCTCCGGCGCACCGGTTGGTGCGGATCGGGCTCAAGGGCCGTGAAGTCAGCGACGCCACGCGACCGGCGGCCAACCTCGTGTTCCTGCTGGATGTGTCCGGCTCAATGCAGCAACCGAACAAGCTGCCGCTGGTGAAGCAGTCGCTGCGGCTGCTGGTGGGCAAGCTGCGGGCGGACGACCGCGTGGCCATCGCCGTTTATGCGGGTTCCTCGGGGTTGGCCCTACCCTCCACGCCGGTGTCGCGCCCGGCCGAGATCCTGGAGGCGATCGACCGATTGGAGGCGGGAGGCTCGACCAACGGCGCGCTCGGGATCCAGCTGGCCTACGACATCGCGAAGGCGAACTTCATCGCCGGCGGGGTGAACCGCGTGATCCTGGCGACGGACGGGGATTTCAATGTCGGGACGACGAGCGAAGGCGACCTCGTGCGGCTGGTGGAGGAGAAGGCGAAGAGCGGCGTGTTTCTCAGCGTGCTCGGCTTCGGCATGGGCAACCTGAAGGACGGCACGCTGGAGCAGATCGCGGACAAGGGGAACGGGAACTATGCGTACATCGACTCGCTGGCCGAGGCGAAGAAGGCGCTGGTCGAGCAGGCCGGTGGCACGCTGGTGACAATCGCGCAGGACGTGAAGATCCAGGTGGAGTTCAACCCGGCGCAGGTGGCGGCCTACCGGCTGATCGGTTATGAGAACCGGCTGCTGGCCAAGGAGGATTTCAACAACGACGCCGTGGATGCGGGCGAGATCGGCGCCGGGCACACGGTGACGGCCTTGTACGAGGTCGTGCCGGCGGGCGCGGAGCTGCCGGGCGTGGCGCCGGCCGTGGATGACCTCAAATATCAGCAGACGGAGAGCGGAGCACGGAAGGCGGGGGAGAGCGGCGAGTTGCTGACCGTGAAGTTGCGCTACAAGGAGCCGGCGGGGGCGGTGAGCAGCAAGGTGGAGTTCGTGCTCCGGGACACGGGGGCGCGCTTCGAGGATGCCAGTCAGGATTTCAAGTTCGCGGCGGCGGTGGCGGCCTTCGGGATGGTGCTGCGGGATTCACCGCACAAGGGGTCGCTGACGCTGGCGGAAGTCGCGGCCTGGGGGCGGGCCGGCACGGGCAGTGACGCCGGCGGGTATCGCAGCGAGTTCCTCGGGCTGGTGGAGAGGGCGCAGGCGGTGGTGCAGTGA